One Mycoavidus sp. HKI genomic region harbors:
- the kdsA gene encoding 3-deoxy-8-phosphooctulonate synthase: protein MKLCNIEVGLQQPFFLIAGTCVIESEQLTLDTAGMLKEICAALAIPFIYKGSYDKANRSSGQSFRGLGMDAGLKILAEVKRQIGVPVLTDVHAEHEVPLAAEVVDVLQTPAFLCRQTDFIQACARSGKPVNIKKGQFLAPHDMQHVISKARAAAREAGLDEDRFMACERGVSFGYNNLVSDMRALAIMRETGAPVVFDATHSVQLPGGQGASSGGERQFIPVLARAAVATGIAGLFMETHPDPSKAKSDGPNAVPLKQMRALLETLSALDTAVKRVPLLEDDFH from the coding sequence ATGAAGCTTTGCAATATCGAGGTTGGGCTTCAGCAGCCGTTTTTTCTGATTGCGGGTACCTGTGTCATTGAATCCGAGCAACTCACGCTCGATACGGCTGGCATGCTAAAAGAAATCTGTGCTGCCTTGGCTATTCCGTTCATTTATAAAGGCTCATACGATAAGGCTAACCGCAGCTCAGGCCAGTCATTTCGTGGGCTAGGGATGGACGCGGGGCTGAAGATTCTAGCTGAAGTAAAGCGCCAGATTGGCGTGCCAGTATTGACAGACGTGCACGCCGAGCATGAAGTGCCATTGGCTGCCGAAGTCGTCGATGTTCTGCAAACGCCAGCTTTTCTATGCCGCCAAACAGATTTTATTCAGGCTTGCGCGCGTTCAGGTAAGCCCGTGAATATTAAAAAGGGCCAGTTCCTAGCGCCCCATGATATGCAACACGTCATCAGTAAAGCACGCGCTGCGGCGCGCGAGGCCGGGCTTGATGAGGACCGGTTTATGGCATGTGAACGAGGGGTGTCATTTGGTTACAACAACCTCGTTTCCGATATGCGCGCACTGGCGATTATGCGTGAGACGGGCGCGCCAGTCGTCTTTGATGCCACGCATTCAGTGCAGCTGCCAGGCGGGCAGGGCGCCTCTTCAGGCGGCGAGCGTCAATTTATTCCAGTGCTGGCACGCGCTGCAGTGGCAACGGGTATTGCTGGGCTTTTCATGGAAACTCATCCAGACCCATCAAAAGCAAAATCGGATGGCCCCAATGCGGTGCCACTCAAACAAATGCGCGCGTTGCTTGAAACCCTAAGCGCATTAGATACTGCTGTAAAACGGGTGCCGTTGCTGGAAGATGATTTTCATTAA
- a CDS encoding NACHT domain-containing protein — translation MMLGNPVSQALIGKQFQVQAQSYLEQARLQKTMQHFEVALALYDQAKVTFKHAGDAYQLAPPLSEMKSALSQARTPQTREEDALRQRIGEVYFERAELLVKLGKLEKAQASYKKAQAWGYEGIKSVPKVSTKSLPAGAVPTLILAATSTSMHRLSPVMSVQEKSELVDYLFEKALLTLNSLEVSNKPSLFLVYAHDNKDHGEAKASTSKYLINKLSKIRGVTLYSDQTPIGQAYSSVVENLEADGKLEDILTNQLCLLPAQLRADVEPVDKVIVCCSDVLGSYLKGQSYKEFCDELKKAYDEDRDAYLKDDKQKGTPALREVVRKFSQEEKYKSEFHHVLTEMAFLEIRAAHLKGHHGIIPVSLTPDSYDYCLKDFIESTTVRMEDPLRFDLQAKKGEEVYLNQGPHGVLFKVLERLLVGSDEAKTFLNKFWDGHSRFISSLKRDSKFGKLEFAKLLDGIFDGIWTALHSQLASTVQQQHHQLRLLNADPRAALKEQYFAALKEDEVFNETLQLYVEPQGKASLQGAATGLLAQVEGLLKDKRVILLKGDSGSGKTTFSRVLEKHLWETRKEAADAIPLFISLASIDKPEHDLIGKALKKRGLSEYQVEKLKKKEKFVFILDGYDEIRQTRNLYLSNEINRSGNWQGQMLISCGSEYLGGEYGKRFQPKLRLKGEDELFQELEITEFSESDRAQYLEKYVERNAMGWTAQQYQFALKQDHLKELVSTPFLLRVVLEALPYLENEEKERSAVQLRLDLYDQFFRQWFDRNQQWLSTQNLTGAKRELFRELSDEGFAEHGLGFVKELGVHLYTKNVGNPVVEYSSLKDEGSWKEVFFGREEKKQLLRETWPLIRSGTQYRFIHKSLLEYCVVRRLFDSFDACTEVESRSRRGSDASVYSFEIEAAVPRRKLVELSLWPKHWVGDKGVVGLLTDRANQEAAFKEQLLKVVERSKTDGELRQAASNAITILVKAGFSFKKWDLNGIQIPGADLSEGEFEGAQFEGSDLRKVNLRNTNIKHGDANLSGAKMSGVEYVDWSYVEEEREESLSDSSSDDQSYEDDLESDAARVNDISNWTTLYTLQGHTSTVRSVVYSPSGTQIASGSLDRTVRLWDAESGALEHTLEGHTSGVNSVVYSPSGLQIASGSFDNTVRLWEAESGVLEHTLEGHTSTVYSVVYSPSGKQLASGSDDNTVRLWDAHSGALEHTLEGHTDEVISVVYSPSGLQIASGSRDNTVRLWDAESGALGHTLEGHTFYVSSVVYSPSGTQIASGSWDNTVRLWDAESGALGHTLEGHTYSVSSVVYSPSGTQIASCSGDKTVRLWDAHSGALGHTLRGHTSVVNSVVYSPSGLQLASGSDDKTVRLWDAHSGALVHTLEGHTHWVISVMYSPSGLQIASDSYDNTVRLWEAQRVSAAETAEHVMERERR, via the coding sequence ATGATGTTGGGTAACCCTGTTTCTCAAGCCCTGATAGGTAAACAATTTCAGGTGCAGGCGCAAAGCTATTTGGAACAAGCTCGTCTACAGAAGACGATGCAGCATTTTGAAGTAGCGTTAGCTTTGTATGACCAAGCAAAAGTGACTTTTAAACATGCCGGAGATGCATACCAACTTGCTCCTCCGTTATCGGAGATGAAAAGCGCTTTGAGCCAAGCACGTACGCCTCAGACACGCGAAGAAGATGCATTACGGCAGCGCATAGGCGAGGTTTATTTTGAGCGCGCGGAGCTCTTGGTGAAATTAGGAAAATTGGAAAAAGCGCAGGCGAGTTACAAAAAAGCGCAAGCGTGGGGTTACGAAGGGATCAAGTCAGTTCCTAAAGTGTCAACTAAGTCGTTACCTGCGGGCGCAGTGCCTACTTTGATACTGGCGGCGACTTCTACTTCAATGCATCGGCTGTCGCCTGTCATGTCGGTCCAAGAAAAAAGCGAGTTGGTGGATTATCTGTTTGAAAAAGCACTGTTGACGCTTAACTCCTTAGAGGTGTCGAATAAACCGAGCCTGTTTCTGGTGTATGCGCATGACAATAAAGACCATGGAGAGGCGAAGGCCTCGACATCCAAATATTTAATCAATAAGTTATCTAAAATCCGAGGGGTGACGCTTTATTCGGACCAAACGCCGATAGGACAAGCGTATTCAAGCGTGGTTGAAAATCTGGAAGCGGATGGGAAGCTAGAAGATATCTTAACCAATCAGCTGTGCTTGCTGCCTGCTCAGTTGCGAGCGGATGTTGAGCCGGTGGATAAGGTGATCGTATGTTGTTCAGATGTGTTAGGAAGCTACCTAAAAGGGCAGTCCTATAAAGAGTTTTGTGATGAGCTTAAAAAAGCTTATGACGAAGACCGAGACGCCTACCTCAAAGACGATAAGCAAAAGGGTACTCCAGCTTTACGTGAGGTTGTCAGAAAATTTTCGCAGGAGGAAAAGTATAAGTCGGAGTTCCATCATGTGTTGACGGAAATGGCGTTTTTGGAAATACGAGCAGCGCATCTGAAAGGTCACCACGGCATAATCCCGGTTTCATTGACCCCCGATAGCTATGACTACTGTCTGAAGGATTTTATTGAATCGACGACGGTTCGTATGGAGGATCCTCTGCGCTTTGATTTGCAAGCCAAGAAGGGAGAAGAAGTCTATCTGAACCAAGGTCCGCATGGAGTGCTATTTAAGGTGCTCGAGCGGCTGTTGGTGGGTAGCGATGAGGCTAAAACGTTTCTGAACAAATTTTGGGATGGGCACAGCAGGTTTATTTCGAGCTTAAAGAGAGATTCAAAGTTTGGCAAGCTAGAGTTTGCGAAGCTCTTAGACGGCATTTTCGATGGCATATGGACAGCGCTGCATAGCCAGCTTGCGTCCACGGTGCAACAGCAGCATCACCAGCTGCGGTTGCTGAATGCAGACCCCCGAGCCGCGCTGAAAGAGCAGTATTTTGCTGCGCTGAAGGAAGATGAGGTATTTAATGAAACGCTACAGCTGTATGTTGAACCGCAAGGTAAAGCGAGTCTGCAAGGAGCTGCTACAGGCCTGTTAGCGCAAGTCGAAGGGTTGCTCAAAGATAAACGGGTGATTTTGTTGAAGGGAGATTCTGGGTCGGGGAAAACGACGTTTAGCCGAGTTCTAGAAAAGCACTTATGGGAGACTAGAAAAGAAGCGGCTGATGCGATTCCGTTGTTTATATCACTGGCGAGTATCGATAAGCCAGAACACGATCTGATTGGTAAAGCACTAAAGAAAAGAGGGTTGTCAGAATATCAGGTAGAGAAGTTAAAGAAAAAGGAGAAATTTGTATTTATTTTGGATGGTTATGATGAGATACGTCAGACGCGAAATCTGTATCTGAGTAATGAGATCAACCGTTCTGGGAACTGGCAGGGGCAAATGTTAATCAGTTGCGGCAGCGAGTATCTTGGGGGTGAGTATGGAAAACGTTTTCAACCGAAACTGCGTCTTAAGGGCGAGGACGAGTTATTTCAAGAATTGGAGATTACGGAGTTTTCAGAATCAGATCGGGCTCAATATTTAGAAAAATATGTGGAGCGCAACGCAATGGGCTGGACAGCGCAACAGTATCAGTTCGCTCTTAAACAAGATCATTTAAAAGAGCTGGTGAGCACGCCGTTTTTACTGCGAGTGGTGCTGGAAGCTTTGCCGTACCTGGAAAATGAAGAGAAAGAGCGAAGTGCCGTGCAATTACGTCTGGATCTGTATGACCAGTTCTTTAGGCAGTGGTTTGATCGGAACCAACAGTGGTTAAGCACGCAAAATTTAACAGGAGCAAAAAGAGAGCTGTTTAGAGAGCTGAGCGACGAAGGATTTGCCGAACACGGGCTGGGATTTGTGAAAGAGTTAGGAGTGCATCTGTATACAAAGAATGTGGGCAATCCGGTAGTAGAGTATTCGTCGCTAAAAGACGAAGGGAGTTGGAAAGAAGTATTTTTTGGTCGTGAAGAGAAGAAGCAACTATTGCGAGAAACGTGGCCGTTGATACGAAGTGGAACGCAATATCGTTTTATTCATAAATCGCTGTTGGAATATTGCGTGGTGCGGAGGTTGTTTGATTCGTTCGATGCCTGCACGGAGGTAGAAAGCCGTTCGCGTCGAGGCAGCGATGCATCAGTCTATAGTTTTGAAATTGAAGCAGCAGTGCCGCGTCGAAAGCTTGTAGAGTTATCGTTATGGCCGAAGCACTGGGTAGGTGATAAGGGAGTAGTGGGTTTGTTGACCGATCGTGCAAATCAAGAGGCTGCATTTAAGGAGCAGTTGTTAAAGGTAGTGGAGCGGTCGAAAACGGATGGTGAGTTGCGGCAAGCGGCGTCGAACGCGATCACGATTTTAGTTAAAGCGGGTTTTTCGTTTAAGAAGTGGGATTTAAATGGAATACAGATACCTGGAGCGGATCTGAGTGAAGGAGAGTTTGAAGGAGCACAGTTTGAGGGATCGGATTTAAGGAAGGTGAATTTACGCAATACAAATATAAAGCATGGTGATGCGAATTTAAGTGGTGCGAAGATGTCAGGAGTGGAGTATGTAGATTGGTCGTATGTTGAAGAGGAGAGAGAGGAGAGTTTGAGTGATTCCTCATCGGATGATCAATCCTACGAGGATGATCTTGAGAGTGACGCAGCCAGAGTAAATGATATTTCGAATTGGACAACACTCTACACTTTACAAGGACACACCTCCACTGTTAGGAGTGTGGTGTATTCGCCGAGCGGAACGCAGATCGCCTCGGGCAGTTTAGACCGTACGGTGCGGCTGTGGGACGCGGAAAGCGGAGCCCTTGAGCACACCTTAGAAGGACATACCTCAGGTGTTAATAGCGTTGTGTATTCGCCGAGCGGTTTGCAGATCGCCTCGGGCAGTTTTGACAATACGGTACGTCTGTGGGAGGCGGAAAGCGGAGTCCTTGAGCACACCTTAGAAGGACATACCTCCACTGTTTATAGCGTTGTGTATTCGCCGAGCGGAAAGCAGCTCGCCTCTGGCAGTGATGACAATACGGTTCGGCTGTGGGACGCGCACAGCGGAGCCCTTGAGCACACCTTAGAAGGACATACCGACGAGGTTATTAGCGTGGTGTATTCGCCGAGCGGGTTGCAGATCGCCTCGGGCAGTAGGGACAATACGGTGCGGCTGTGGGACGCGGAAAGCGGAGCCCTTGGACACACCTTAGAAGGACATACCTTCTATGTTAGTAGCGTGGTGTATTCGCCGAGCGGAACGCAAATCGCCTCGGGCAGTTGGGACAATACGGTGCGGCTGTGGGACGCGGAAAGCGGAGCTCTTGGACACACCTTAGAAGGACATACCTACTCTGTTAGTAGTGTGGTGTATTCGCCGAGCGGAACGCAGATCGCCTCGTGCAGTGGTGACAAGACGGTGCGGCTGTGGGACGCGCACAGCGGAGCCCTTGGGCACACCTTACGCGGACATACCTCTGTTGTTAATAGCGTGGTGTATTCGCCGAGCGGTTTGCAGCTCGCCTCTGGGAGTGATGACAAGACGGTACGTCTGTGGGACGCGCACAGCGGAGCCCTTGTGCACACCTTAGAAGGACATACTCACTGGGTTATTAGCGTGATGTATTCACCGAGCGGGTTGCAGATCGCATCGGACAGTTATGACAATACGGTGCGGCTGTGGGAGGCGCAAAGGGTGTCCGCCGCGGAGACAGCTGAGCATGTCATGGAAAGAGAGCGGCGGTAA
- a CDS encoding CCDC90 family protein yields MTAIPFDTLLFVETLTETGVDEKQAKAISTAVHDSYKMAGFVTKTDHRLFESSIRSDLDKLSIELRHEISDLRKDMNTRFAAVDAKLESLQLHLTLKISSIIGGILIAGLSALGIFMKALISANL; encoded by the coding sequence ATGACTGCCATTCCTTTCGACACACTACTATTCGTTGAAACGCTCACAGAAACAGGCGTCGACGAAAAACAAGCCAAAGCAATTTCTACTGCAGTGCATGACTCATACAAAATGGCAGGGTTCGTGACTAAGACAGATCATCGCTTGTTTGAATCAAGCATTCGCTCCGACCTCGACAAACTCTCGATCGAACTTCGTCATGAAATAAGCGATCTACGCAAAGATATGAACACTCGGTTTGCTGCTGTTGACGCTAAATTAGAAAGCCTTCAACTCCATTTGACACTTAAAATAAGCTCAATCATTGGCGGCATTCTGATTGCAGGCTTAAGTGCTTTAGGTATTTTCATGAAAGCACTCATTTCAGCCAACCTATAG
- the eno gene encoding phosphopyruvate hydratase, producing MSAIVDIIGREILDSRGNPTVECDVLLESGTMGRAAVPSGASTGSREAIELRDGESGRYLGKGVLKAVEHINTEICEAVIGLDACEQAFLDKILLELDGTDNKSRLGANALLAVSMAVAKAAAEEAGLPLYRYFGGSAAMQMPVPMMNIINGGAHANNRLDIQEFMIVPVSQPSFREALRCGTEVFHALKNILVKRGMSTAVGDEGGFAPDFASNDECLSTILQAIEAAGYRAGEDVLLALDCAASEFYRDDRYQLAGEGLQLRASEFTDYLGALADKFPIVSIEDGMAENDWDGWKLLTDKLGKKIQLVGDDLFVTNTRILKEGIDRGIANSILIKINQIGTLTETFAAIEMAKRAAYTAVVSHRSGETEDVTIADIAVGLNAGQIKTGSLSRSDRVAKYNQLLRIEEDLGEVASYSGRAAFYNLR from the coding sequence ATGAGTGCCATCGTTGATATTATCGGCCGCGAAATACTTGATTCCCGGGGCAACCCTACGGTCGAATGCGATGTATTGCTTGAATCAGGCACCATGGGTCGCGCCGCCGTGCCATCAGGTGCATCGACTGGCTCGCGTGAAGCCATTGAGCTGCGTGATGGTGAGTCTGGCCGCTACCTTGGTAAGGGGGTACTCAAAGCGGTCGAGCATATTAATACTGAGATTTGTGAAGCGGTTATCGGCCTTGATGCCTGTGAACAAGCCTTTTTAGATAAAATTTTGCTTGAGCTCGACGGCACTGACAACAAATCACGGCTTGGCGCTAACGCATTGCTTGCGGTATCAATGGCGGTAGCCAAGGCCGCGGCTGAAGAAGCGGGTTTGCCGCTGTATCGTTATTTTGGTGGCTCAGCAGCCATGCAAATGCCGGTGCCGATGATGAATATTATCAATGGTGGCGCCCATGCGAACAATCGCCTTGATATTCAAGAATTTATGATTGTACCGGTGAGCCAGCCGAGCTTTCGTGAAGCGCTGCGCTGCGGCACCGAAGTGTTCCACGCGCTCAAAAACATTCTAGTTAAGCGTGGCATGAGCACAGCCGTTGGCGATGAAGGCGGTTTTGCACCGGATTTTGCTAGCAACGATGAATGCCTATCGACGATCTTGCAAGCAATCGAAGCCGCCGGCTATCGGGCAGGCGAAGATGTGTTGTTAGCGCTTGATTGTGCGGCGAGCGAATTTTATCGGGATGACCGATATCAACTCGCAGGCGAAGGACTGCAACTGCGCGCCAGTGAATTTACCGATTACTTGGGTGCGCTGGCTGACAAATTCCCTATCGTATCCATCGAAGACGGCATGGCTGAAAATGACTGGGATGGTTGGAAGCTATTGACTGATAAGCTGGGCAAAAAAATCCAATTGGTGGGCGATGATCTGTTCGTAACCAACACGCGTATCTTAAAAGAAGGGATTGATCGTGGCATTGCCAATTCAATTTTGATCAAAATTAATCAGATTGGCACACTGACTGAAACCTTTGCCGCGATTGAAATGGCCAAGCGTGCGGCTTACACGGCTGTGGTGTCGCATCGTTCGGGCGAGACGGAAGATGTGACGATTGCCGATATCGCGGTGGGTCTCAATGCCGGGCAGATCAAAACGGGATCGCTGTCGCGCAGTGATCGAGTTGCAAAATACAATCAACTATTGCGAATTGAAGAAGATTTAGGCGAGGTCGCCAGCTATAGTGGTCGCGCAGCATTCTATAATCTGCGGTAA
- a CDS encoding DNA internalization-related competence protein ComEC/Rec2, producing the protein MVRAVLCGFAAGTWALQQSAELPSRLGLSLCVVLLALFTLAAGVLHRIQWPWGKVLLILCAALIAGYSWAAWRAQIRLAWALPIELERRDIKAVGIIASVPLSDTRRTRFVFKIEQSDPAVPLMPRLVQLSWYAQAGTLPVRIRPGERWMFTIRLVRPHGNANYHAADLEASMLERNLRATGYVREQPAPQRMAGRASGLLMALERWRDRQHLRIHEVLAHAPHTGVVSALAIGLQTGISADDRQRFTRTGTNHLVAISGLHISLVAGFAAALAGWLWRHSCFIGDHWPLWLAAPRVAAVAGAAAGLLYAGLAGFGIPAQRALLMLLIVALSFASARRVAVSVVLAWALAVVVAIDPWATITAGCWLSFGAVAVILLAASAGRMAYSKAADKAAKEMNGSILSIRGIYAWGVYRWRRLLATFTASARIQGAVSLGLIPLTALWFAQVPLLSPLANAFAIPWVSFLVTPLVLLGVLLPAPLDALILKVAHAFLMVLAKVLDVIAAPSWALYSIRTPDVLALAFAALGMGWSLMLPGWPLRGAAPLLFLPLALPLSSAPAEGEFRITVLDVGQGAATLIETAHHRLLFDTGPRYDMTADAGQRIVLPFLRARGIEQLDALVISHADNDHAGGARAVLTELPVARMRASLPPKHALWRQARAQQVRDLAACHAGESWLWDGVRFTMLWPNETNERRGLTRAATKSSKARGGREARNEVSCVLHISNSHHAALLPGDIEAREERALLTHNPAALSATLLLAPHHGSRTSSTAGFLAAVAPRETVFQVGYRNRFKHPNAAVVARYQAHGSNLHRSDHDGAVQFETAGAEFFVERYRTAHRRYWMGR; encoded by the coding sequence ATGGTAAGAGCAGTGCTGTGCGGTTTTGCAGCGGGTACATGGGCATTACAGCAAAGCGCTGAACTCCCTTCGCGATTGGGCTTAAGCCTATGCGTTGTATTGCTGGCCCTTTTTACCTTAGCTGCAGGTGTTTTACATCGTATCCAGTGGCCTTGGGGCAAAGTTCTATTGATCTTATGCGCGGCCTTGATTGCGGGTTATAGCTGGGCAGCATGGCGAGCACAGATTCGCTTGGCGTGGGCGTTGCCGATTGAGCTGGAGCGGCGCGATATCAAAGCAGTGGGCATTATCGCCAGTGTGCCACTCAGCGATACACGCCGCACGCGCTTTGTCTTCAAAATCGAGCAAAGCGATCCCGCCGTGCCGTTAATGCCACGTTTGGTCCAGTTGAGTTGGTATGCGCAAGCGGGGACGCTGCCTGTGCGTATACGTCCGGGTGAACGTTGGATGTTCACCATCAGGCTGGTGCGCCCGCATGGCAATGCGAACTATCACGCAGCTGACCTTGAAGCATCTATGCTTGAGCGCAATCTACGGGCGACTGGCTATGTGCGTGAACAACCCGCGCCACAGCGTATGGCTGGTCGTGCGAGCGGTCTTCTGATGGCGCTTGAACGTTGGCGTGATAGGCAGCATCTACGTATTCATGAAGTGTTAGCGCACGCACCGCATACAGGGGTAGTCAGCGCACTGGCGATTGGCTTACAAACGGGAATTTCAGCGGATGACCGGCAGCGCTTTACACGCACGGGTACAAACCATCTAGTGGCGATCTCAGGTTTGCATATTTCACTCGTCGCTGGTTTTGCTGCGGCGCTGGCCGGCTGGTTGTGGCGGCACTCGTGCTTTATCGGTGATCACTGGCCGCTGTGGTTGGCAGCACCGCGGGTGGCGGCCGTAGCAGGTGCTGCTGCAGGGTTGCTGTATGCTGGGCTGGCTGGGTTTGGCATACCTGCGCAACGGGCCTTGTTGATGCTGTTGATTGTGGCGTTGTCGTTTGCGAGTGCGCGCCGCGTTGCAGTCTCGGTGGTCTTGGCCTGGGCGTTGGCGGTGGTGGTTGCGATTGACCCTTGGGCCACGATCACGGCTGGCTGCTGGCTCTCGTTTGGTGCCGTGGCGGTGATTTTATTGGCGGCAAGCGCCGGTCGCATGGCTTACTCTAAAGCAGCGGATAAAGCGGCCAAAGAAATGAATGGCAGCATTCTTTCTATACGCGGCATCTATGCTTGGGGAGTGTACCGATGGCGCCGCCTATTGGCAACATTCACGGCATCTGCTCGCATCCAGGGAGCTGTCAGTCTTGGCCTCATTCCATTGACTGCTCTCTGGTTTGCACAAGTACCGTTGTTAAGTCCATTGGCCAATGCATTTGCTATTCCATGGGTGAGCTTTTTGGTGACTCCTCTCGTGCTGCTGGGGGTGCTGCTGCCAGCGCCGCTTGATGCGCTGATATTGAAGGTGGCACACGCATTCTTAATGGTGTTGGCTAAGGTCCTTGATGTGATTGCGGCGCCGTCGTGGGCACTCTATTCAATCCGTACGCCAGATGTGCTCGCCCTTGCATTTGCTGCGCTTGGTATGGGTTGGAGTTTGATGTTGCCCGGTTGGCCCTTACGAGGTGCCGCGCCGCTCCTATTTTTACCGCTGGCTTTGCCACTCTCTTCCGCCCCCGCAGAGGGCGAATTTCGCATTACGGTGTTAGACGTTGGGCAAGGCGCTGCCACCCTGATTGAAACGGCTCATCATCGACTGCTGTTCGATACCGGGCCACGCTACGATATGACGGCTGATGCAGGTCAGCGGATTGTGCTGCCGTTTCTGCGCGCGCGAGGTATTGAACAACTCGATGCGCTGGTGATTAGCCATGCCGATAATGATCATGCTGGTGGCGCGCGAGCTGTGTTGACTGAATTGCCCGTGGCTCGCATGCGGGCGTCACTGCCGCCTAAACATGCGCTGTGGCGGCAGGCGCGCGCGCAGCAGGTAAGGGACCTTGCGGCATGTCATGCCGGCGAGAGTTGGCTTTGGGACGGTGTCCGTTTTACCATGCTATGGCCCAATGAAACGAATGAGCGCAGAGGATTAACTCGAGCAGCAACCAAGAGCAGTAAGGCGCGTGGCGGACGTGAGGCACGCAACGAAGTAAGCTGTGTCTTGCATATTAGTAATAGCCATCATGCAGCATTGCTGCCGGGTGATATCGAAGCACGTGAAGAACGCGCTTTGCTGACACATAATCCGGCAGCGTTAAGTGCAACCCTATTGCTGGCCCCGCATCATGGCAGCCGGACTTCATCAACGGCAGGTTTTTTGGCGGCCGTGGCGCCACGCGAGACGGTTTTTCAGGTGGGGTATCGAAATCGGTTTAAGCATCCTAATGCCGCTGTGGTGGCCCGTTACCAAGCGCATGGCAGCAACTTGCATCGCAGTGATCACGATGGCGCAGTGCAATTTGAGACTGCCGGCGCTGAATTTTTTGTTGAACGTTACCGTACGGCACACCGGCGCTACTGGATGGGCCGCTGA
- a CDS encoding CTP synthase, protein MTQYVFVTGGVVSSLGKGIAAASLAAILESRGLKVTLLKLDPYINVDPGTMSPFQHGEVFVTEDGAETDLDLGHYERFISTKMRKANNFTTGQIYESVIRKERRGEYLGKTVQVIPHITNEIQTFIERGAQEATCGQPDVAIVEIGGTVGDIESLPFLEAARQMSLRLGRHQACFVHLTLVPYLAAAGELKTKPTQHSVQKLREIGILPHALLCRAQSPIPNDERAKISLFTNVPQEAVISVWNVDNIYRIPQMLHDQGLDEIICNELELSPAPADLSVWAKLVEALERPQHCVTIGMVGKYVELTESYKSLIESLKHASIHTSTKVEIEYIDSELIERDGPSSLAHLDAILVPGGFGRRGTEGKITAIQYAREAKIPYLGICLGMQLAVIEFARHVAGLSQANSTEFDPATPHPVVALITEWQEGDGRIEKRSEDSDLGGTMRLGAQRCPVKPDTHAEAIYGAYVSERHRHRYEVNNHFVPKLEAQGMSISARTPTENLPEMMELHSDLHPWFVGVQFHPEFTSTPRDGHPLFKAFVLAALHYQHGRIKTQIASVAKDCL, encoded by the coding sequence ATGACTCAATACGTTTTTGTCACCGGTGGTGTCGTCTCTTCTCTTGGTAAAGGCATTGCCGCCGCTTCACTGGCTGCGATTCTTGAATCGCGCGGCCTTAAAGTAACGCTGCTCAAGCTTGACCCGTATATTAATGTTGATCCTGGCACAATGAGCCCGTTTCAGCACGGTGAAGTCTTTGTGACCGAAGATGGCGCAGAGACGGATCTTGATCTTGGCCATTATGAGCGCTTTATTAGCACTAAAATGCGTAAGGCCAACAACTTTACGACTGGGCAGATTTATGAATCTGTGATTCGTAAAGAGCGCCGTGGTGAATATCTTGGCAAGACCGTGCAAGTGATTCCGCATATCACTAACGAAATTCAAACTTTTATCGAGCGTGGTGCGCAAGAGGCAACCTGTGGGCAGCCTGATGTCGCGATTGTTGAAATCGGCGGCACGGTGGGCGATATTGAATCGCTTCCTTTTCTTGAGGCGGCGCGGCAGATGAGCTTGCGCTTGGGCCGTCACCAGGCCTGTTTCGTGCATTTGACTTTAGTCCCTTATTTGGCCGCTGCTGGTGAACTGAAAACTAAGCCGACTCAACATAGCGTGCAAAAGTTGCGTGAAATTGGCATTTTGCCGCACGCATTGCTGTGCCGTGCACAGAGTCCAATTCCAAATGATGAGCGCGCTAAAATTTCGCTGTTTACGAATGTGCCGCAAGAGGCTGTGATTTCAGTCTGGAATGTCGATAATATCTACAGAATTCCGCAAATGCTGCATGATCAGGGCCTTGACGAAATTATCTGTAATGAACTTGAATTATCGCCTGCGCCGGCTGATCTGTCGGTTTGGGCTAAATTGGTTGAAGCCCTTGAGCGCCCGCAACATTGCGTCACCATTGGGATGGTGGGCAAATATGTTGAGTTGACTGAATCGTATAAATCTTTAATCGAATCACTTAAGCACGCATCAATTCACACCTCGACCAAGGTCGAGATTGAGTATATCGATTCCGAGTTGATTGAAAGAGACGGTCCGAGCAGCCTTGCGCATTTAGACGCAATTTTAGTGCCAGGTGGCTTCGGCCGGCGGGGTACTGAAGGCAAAATCACGGCCATTCAATATGCGCGCGAAGCAAAAATCCCATATCTGGGCATTTGTCTCGGCATGCAATTGGCTGTCATCGAATTCGCCCGCCATGTTGCCGGGCTGAGCCAGGCAAATAGCACTGAGTTTGATCCCGCAACGCCGCACCCAGTAGTGGCGCTGATTACTGAGTGGCAAGAGGGCGATGGCCGCATCGAAAAGCGTAGCGAGGACTCCGACCTGGGCGGCACGATGCGCTTAGGCGCTCAGCGTTGCCCAGTTAAACCCGATACCCACGCCGAAGCAATCTATGGCGCCTATGTGAGCGAGCGGCACCGTCATCGTTATGAGGTCAACAACCATTTTGTGCCAAAACTCGAAGCGCAGGGAATGTCAATCAGCGCCCGCACGCCGACTGAAAACCTGCCTGAGATGATGGAGTTGCATAGCGATTTGCATCCCTGGTTTGTTGGCGTGCAATTCCACCCTGAATTTACTTCAACGCCGCGTGATGGTCATCCGCTTTTTAAAGCTTTTGTGCTAGCCGCTCTGCATTATCAGCACGGGCGTATAAAAACTCAGATTGCCTCAGTTGCTAAGGATTGTTTATGA